A stretch of Amycolatopsis balhimycina FH 1894 DNA encodes these proteins:
- a CDS encoding DUF2469 domain-containing protein translates to MSAEDLEKYETEMELSLYREYRDIVGQFSYVVETERRFYLANAVDVQVRDGGGEVYFEVRMSDAWVWDMYRPARFVKHVRVITFKDVNVEELDKPDLRLPEDGPFSG, encoded by the coding sequence ATGAGCGCAGAGGATCTCGAGAAGTACGAGACCGAGATGGAGCTCTCGCTGTACCGCGAGTACCGCGACATAGTGGGTCAGTTCTCGTACGTGGTGGAGACCGAGCGGCGGTTCTACCTGGCCAACGCGGTGGACGTCCAGGTCCGCGACGGCGGTGGCGAGGTGTACTTCGAGGTCCGCATGTCGGACGCCTGGGTATGGGACATGTACCGCCCGGCCCGCTTCGTCAAGCACGTCCGGGTGATCACGTTCAAGGACGTCAACGTCGAGGAGCTCGACAAGCCCGACCTGCGCCTCCCCGAAGACGGCCCGTTCTCGGGCTGA
- a CDS encoding YraN family protein: protein MTGTEQLATHRRDFGAWGEDLAARYLQDRGLVLLSRNWRCREGEIDLVVTDRARVIFCEVKTRSGTEFGLLSETVTEEKAGRVRRAAQRWLREFRLGWCPVRYDVVAILAEPGTSPRLQHFEAAF from the coding sequence ATGACGGGCACCGAGCAGCTCGCAACACACCGCCGTGACTTCGGCGCCTGGGGCGAGGATTTGGCCGCCCGATATCTGCAGGACCGCGGCTTGGTCCTGCTGAGCCGTAACTGGCGGTGCCGTGAGGGTGAGATCGACCTGGTCGTCACCGACCGCGCGCGCGTCATTTTCTGTGAGGTCAAGACGCGGTCCGGAACGGAATTCGGGCTGCTGTCCGAGACTGTCACCGAAGAAAAAGCCGGGCGGGTACGTCGAGCCGCGCAACGGTGGCTGCGCGAGTTTCGCCTCGGCTGGTGCCCCGTCCGCTACGACGTCGTCGCGATCCTCGCCGAGCCCGGCACCAGCCCGCGCTTGCAGCACTTCGAGGCGGCGTTCTGA
- a CDS encoding YifB family Mg chelatase-like AAA ATPase translates to MPIAKAWSAALLGVDGRVIEIEADLGGGLSRVTLVGLPDAGLREAKDRVRSAVRNSGQPWPDGKVTLGLSPANLPKMGSAYDLGIAAAVLAASGAVPATRLLGTVLLGELALDGRIRPVRGVLPGLLAARAAGYGRAVVPADSLVEAALVDGIEVAGAPHLRDLVAWLTGETELVPPEPPAPASAPEVPDLADVVGQPEARWALEVAAAGGHHLLLTGPPGVGKTMLARRLPGLLPPLSSEESLEVTAVHSVDGSLSKASPLITVPPFVAPHYSISIAALIGGGSGIASPGAISRAHRGVLFLDEVCEFGAQCLESLRTVLEEGEVRIARVKGSITYPARFQLVLATNPCACAPPKDADCVCSPTARRRYLGRLSGPLLDRVDLRVRLRPLSAISAHDHGTAESSETVRERVLIARERARRRWREHGWLSNSDVPGPALRRQFALPADATVLLDRAMDRGALSGRGADRCLRIAWTLADLDGEARPGTEQVSSALAFRERVAA, encoded by the coding sequence ATGCCCATCGCGAAGGCGTGGTCGGCAGCTCTCCTCGGCGTCGACGGCCGGGTCATCGAAATCGAGGCGGACCTCGGAGGCGGGTTGAGCCGGGTCACCCTCGTAGGCCTACCCGACGCGGGCCTGCGCGAGGCGAAGGACCGCGTTCGCTCAGCTGTCCGGAACTCGGGGCAGCCTTGGCCCGACGGCAAGGTGACGCTCGGTCTGTCTCCGGCGAACCTGCCGAAGATGGGGTCTGCCTACGACCTCGGGATCGCGGCGGCCGTCCTTGCGGCTTCGGGCGCTGTTCCGGCGACGCGGCTGCTCGGCACGGTGTTGCTCGGCGAACTGGCCTTGGACGGCCGGATCCGGCCGGTCCGCGGCGTTCTCCCGGGTCTGCTGGCGGCTCGTGCCGCCGGTTATGGACGAGCCGTCGTGCCCGCGGACTCCCTCGTCGAGGCGGCACTCGTGGACGGCATCGAAGTCGCGGGTGCGCCCCACCTCCGCGACCTGGTGGCGTGGCTGACGGGCGAAACCGAGTTGGTGCCTCCGGAGCCTCCCGCGCCGGCGTCGGCCCCGGAAGTACCGGATCTGGCCGACGTCGTCGGCCAGCCGGAGGCACGCTGGGCCCTGGAGGTCGCTGCGGCAGGCGGGCACCACCTTTTGCTCACCGGGCCGCCCGGTGTCGGAAAGACAATGCTGGCAAGGCGCTTGCCTGGCCTGTTGCCGCCCTTGTCGTCCGAGGAGTCATTGGAAGTGACGGCCGTTCACTCGGTCGACGGCTCGTTGTCCAAGGCGTCGCCCTTGATCACCGTGCCGCCGTTCGTCGCTCCGCACTATTCGATCTCCATCGCGGCGCTGATCGGCGGCGGTAGCGGGATCGCCTCACCCGGCGCGATCAGCCGGGCTCACCGTGGCGTGCTCTTCCTCGACGAGGTTTGTGAGTTCGGTGCCCAGTGCCTCGAGTCACTGCGTACCGTGCTCGAAGAGGGTGAGGTGCGCATCGCCAGGGTCAAGGGCTCGATCACCTACCCGGCGCGGTTCCAGCTCGTGCTGGCCACCAACCCGTGCGCATGCGCGCCGCCGAAAGACGCCGACTGCGTGTGCTCGCCGACCGCCCGCCGTCGCTACCTCGGCAGACTCTCCGGGCCGTTGCTCGACCGGGTCGACCTGCGGGTCCGTCTGCGACCACTGAGCGCGATCAGCGCTCATGACCACGGAACAGCGGAGTCGTCGGAAACCGTTCGCGAACGAGTGCTCATCGCTCGCGAACGTGCCAGGCGGCGGTGGCGTGAACACGGGTGGCTGTCCAACTCGGACGTTCCCGGACCGGCACTGCGGCGCCAGTTCGCCCTGCCCGCCGACGCGACAGTCCTGTTGGACCGCGCAATGGACCGCGGTGCGCTGAGCGGCCGGGGCGCCGATCGCTGCTTGCGCATCGCGTGGACTCTGGCCGATCTGGACGGTGAGGCCCGCCCAGGCACCGAACAGGTCAGCTCAGCCCTGGCCTTCCGCGAACGGGTGGCGGCGTGA